The region CATTGGTAGTTACCAACAGCTATTTAATCACTCTCAATCAAGCTGATAAAAAGCATTTGCTCTCCATCTCCACAAAACACTACAACTCATTCAAATCAGCAAGGCACACATCACCCCACCAACCCATTCAGGAAACAGGTATAGAAAACAGATTTATTGCATgatgaaaaacataattttactccagttttttgtttggttgtcAAAAAAAGCTAAAATACTATTCTCCAAGcattaattcaattcaagtgCTTGGCAAAGTCATGACACAGTTTACTCTTTGTAGCATTTCAGATATTGGAAAAGTGGAGGTGCCAGTTGTTATTTTAATATACCTGTGAATTTCTTTTTGATGGCATCTTTAGAGCTGGCGTAGATCATCTTGCTTTTTAGAGGAGCCCCTTCTGGTGCCCtgtgaaaggcaggaaaaacaaataaacccaTGAAATATAAACTCTCCACAAAAGAGGTGGAAGGAAACTCTTTGGAGCACTCGCATAAGCTGAACATTAAGCGGGAGGGCTAACTCGGTACATACCAAAATACAAACACCAGATCTTCTTTCTTTGATTCTTTTGTTTCGTATGTGGCGTCGTACAAGCCGTACCGGCAGTCATTAAGAGGTAGGAGCTTGACAAAGCATGCGTAGGGGTCCTCTACAGACTCTCCGATGTCACCCACCAAGATCTGCTTTCCCTCTTCCACAATGATCTTTTTCTTGTCATCGCTAAGGCAGAAAAGAACTGCCTTCTTGCGCTTCTTCACCTCATCAGAAGATGACGACTTGCGCACCTTCATGTCATTGAAGACCTTGATAACTTCTTCATTGACTGTGACGCCAGAAGCCTGAGAGTAAAACACGATGCGAGAGAGGCGGGAGAGTTTTGGTCACTTAATGATTTTAACAAATCACACTGATCTGTCGCATTTAATTGTTTCATCGTTTCACAATAATCTGTTGAGGGCACAAACACTCTCCAATTGCTACAATAAGCAGGCTACCCCTGATACTATTGTGTAGCATAGAATAAATCAACGACCAACCAACAAAATGACTAGCAGACCAGAAGCTTTATCTGCAATTCAAACAGAGTCCCATGTTATTCTTCACACTTGACTGGTTT is a window of Conger conger chromosome 1, fConCon1.1, whole genome shotgun sequence DNA encoding:
- the cfl2 gene encoding cofilin-2, which produces MASGVTVNEEVIKVFNDMKVRKSSSSDEVKKRKKAVLFCLSDDKKKIIVEEGKQILVGDIGESVEDPYACFVKLLPLNDCRYGLYDATYETKESKKEDLVFVFWAPEGAPLKSKMIYASSKDAIKKKFTGIKHEWQVNGLDDIQDRSTLADKLGGNVVVSLEGKAL